The proteins below come from a single Lactobacillus johnsonii genomic window:
- a CDS encoding DNA alkylation repair protein, with amino-acid sequence MKELDKYQQLKQKLVENSDPELATQMKKYLRNKFEFYGLKSPERRKSYHDLIKVEKKNKKIDWNFLDQAWSDTHREAQYFVCDYLISLERFLTFEDLDHIFYYVKSKQWWDTIDSLIKPIGKIGLRDGRVDDLMLAWSKDNDFWVRRVAIEHQLLRKNKMNTELLEKISQIAIIN; translated from the coding sequence GTGAAAGAATTAGATAAGTATCAACAACTAAAACAAAAGTTAGTTGAAAATAGTGATCCCGAGTTAGCCACACAAATGAAAAAATATCTACGGAATAAATTTGAGTTTTATGGTTTGAAATCGCCTGAAAGACGGAAAAGTTACCATGACCTAATCAAAGTAGAAAAGAAAAATAAAAAAATTGATTGGAATTTTCTTGATCAAGCATGGTCCGATACACATCGAGAAGCACAATATTTCGTTTGTGATTATTTAATTTCATTAGAAAGATTTCTAACGTTTGAAGACCTTGACCATATTTTTTATTATGTAAAGTCTAAGCAGTGGTGGGATACAATTGATAGTTTGATAAAGCCAATTGGAAAGATTGGGTTAAGGGATGGAAGAGTAGATGACCTGATGCTTGCTTGGTCAAAAGATAATGATTTTTGGGTAAGAAGAGTGGCAATTGAACATCAGCTCTTACGAAAAAATAAGATGAACACTGAATTGTTAGAGAAAATTTCGCAAATTGCAATAATAAATTGA
- a CDS encoding IS30-like element ISLjo1 family transposase: protein MDSLHSTMNQHVKGKHLSFEERVIIQLRLKDGYSLRAIARELNCSPSTISYEVKRGTVKLYHGKVKKYKATQGHDAYKAHRKNCGRKSDFLRKAQFMRYVHKHFFKDGWSLDVCSNRATAVGEFASSDVVCTKTLYNYVDQGLLGIYNYDLPEKLKRNTKLHRIRKNKKKLGRSIEERPKEINKRNEFGHWECDLVLGHKSKDDEVLLTLSERMSREFLILRIPDKTSVSVMQAFKELQRQYSEHWNDIFKTITTDNGSEFADLSNLEKVSNTLVYYAHPYTSCDKGTVERHNGLIRRFIPKGEAIANYSLQDIINIETWCNSLPRKILAYHTPDEIFERELDLIYQAA, encoded by the coding sequence ATGGACTCTTTACATTCTACCATGAACCAGCACGTTAAAGGCAAGCATTTATCATTTGAAGAGCGAGTTATTATTCAATTGCGTTTGAAAGATGGCTATTCTTTGCGTGCAATTGCCCGTGAACTTAACTGTTCTCCTTCTACTATCAGCTATGAGGTTAAGCGTGGCACTGTAAAACTGTATCATGGTAAAGTCAAAAAATATAAGGCTACTCAAGGGCATGATGCATATAAAGCTCATCGTAAAAATTGTGGGCGCAAATCAGACTTTCTCAGGAAAGCTCAATTCATGCGCTATGTCCACAAGCATTTTTTTAAAGATGGCTGGTCGCTTGATGTGTGCAGTAATCGTGCTACTGCTGTTGGCGAATTCGCTAGCAGCGATGTTGTCTGCACCAAAACTCTTTATAATTACGTTGATCAAGGCTTATTAGGAATTTATAATTACGACTTGCCAGAGAAGCTTAAACGCAATACTAAGCTTCATCGTATTCGCAAAAATAAGAAAAAACTTGGCAGAAGCATTGAAGAACGTCCTAAAGAGATCAATAAACGTAATGAATTCGGTCATTGGGAATGCGATTTAGTTCTCGGACATAAGAGCAAAGATGATGAGGTACTGCTAACCTTATCTGAGCGTATGAGTCGTGAGTTTTTAATTCTTCGTATTCCTGACAAGACTTCTGTCAGTGTCATGCAGGCCTTTAAAGAACTCCAAAGGCAATACAGCGAACATTGGAATGATATTTTTAAAACCATTACCACTGATAATGGCTCAGAGTTTGCAGATCTTTCCAACCTAGAAAAAGTATCCAATACACTGGTTTACTATGCCCATCCTTACACTTCTTGTGATAAGGGAACAGTTGAAAGACACAATGGTCTTATTCGCAGATTCATTCCTAAGGGAGAAGCAATAGCTAACTATTCTTTACAAGACATCATTAATATTGAAACCTGGTGCAATTCTTTGCCAAGAAAGATACTGGCCTATCATACACCAGATGAAATCTTTGAAAGAGAATTAGATCTAATCTATCAAGCAGCTTAA
- a CDS encoding FGGY-family carbohydrate kinase produces the protein MTEKYILAIDQSTQGTKVLLINHQNQIFFKASLSHQQLINENGWVSHNLNEIKNNLKQLFKQILEKVDSRQLEAVAITNQRESAAAWSRRTGEPLCYTIVWQDNRSEQLINQITYPELARKVKNKTGLALSPYFTGAKWGWMLLNEPRVIQAHANNDLCLGTIDSWLVYQLTNGESFKTEVSNACRTELMNIKTGTWDQDLGEIFGIDLNDLPKIVDSNANFGETNLFGLIPHKIPILSVLGDSQAALFAHECFNPGDFKVTFGTGSSVMLNIGNNLPKNINNQLNTSLAWSINGKKSYVLEGNINYAGACVTWLKDKLHLIHDPSDTTMLALTANPNDHTILIPAFAGLGAPYWLPNMKAAFVNMTATTGKKELVRATLNSLVYQINDILQAFHHFSSQVNSEIHADGGMIQNKYLMQYLSNITQKNVKIAEVAELSALGTAMNSMQQFDGMHYSKTYIPRMDKHAANKYSSEWSSWIKKLS, from the coding sequence ATGACTGAAAAATATATTTTAGCAATTGATCAAAGCACCCAAGGAACTAAGGTACTTCTAATCAATCATCAGAATCAAATTTTCTTCAAGGCTTCCCTTTCCCACCAACAGCTCATTAATGAAAATGGCTGGGTGAGTCATAATTTAAATGAAATAAAAAATAATCTAAAACAGCTATTTAAGCAGATTCTTGAAAAAGTTGATTCTAGACAACTTGAAGCCGTCGCTATTACCAACCAACGTGAATCGGCAGCTGCCTGGTCTCGAAGAACTGGTGAACCGCTTTGCTATACTATTGTTTGGCAAGATAATCGCTCAGAACAATTAATCAATCAAATTACATATCCAGAATTAGCTAGAAAAGTAAAAAACAAAACTGGTTTAGCTCTTTCTCCATATTTTACTGGAGCCAAATGGGGTTGGATGCTTTTAAATGAACCCAGAGTGATTCAAGCACATGCTAACAATGACCTCTGCTTAGGAACAATAGACTCTTGGCTAGTTTATCAACTCACTAATGGCGAATCTTTTAAGACTGAAGTTTCTAATGCTTGTCGAACTGAGCTAATGAATATAAAAACTGGAACATGGGATCAGGATTTAGGTGAAATTTTTGGTATTGATCTCAATGATCTTCCTAAAATTGTTGATTCAAATGCTAATTTTGGTGAAACTAATTTATTTGGTCTCATTCCTCATAAAATTCCTATTCTTAGCGTTTTAGGTGATTCTCAAGCTGCCTTATTTGCTCATGAGTGTTTTAATCCTGGTGACTTTAAAGTTACGTTTGGAACTGGTTCTTCTGTGATGTTAAATATAGGTAATAATTTACCAAAAAATATTAATAATCAGCTTAATACATCTCTTGCCTGGTCAATTAATGGTAAAAAATCTTACGTTCTTGAAGGAAATATTAATTATGCAGGAGCTTGCGTTACATGGTTAAAAGACAAGCTACATTTAATTCACGATCCGTCTGATACTACTATGCTGGCCCTAACCGCTAATCCAAATGATCATACTATTTTAATTCCGGCTTTTGCTGGACTTGGCGCTCCTTATTGGCTCCCTAATATGAAAGCTGCATTTGTTAATATGACAGCTACCACTGGTAAAAAAGAATTAGTACGTGCCACTCTAAATTCATTAGTTTATCAAATCAATGATATTCTACAGGCATTTCATCACTTTTCTTCTCAAGTGAACAGTGAAATTCATGCTGATGGTGGAATGATACAAAATAAATATTTAATGCAATATTTAAGTAATATCACTCAAAAAAATGTAAAGATTGCTGAAGTCGCTGAGTTAAGTGCTCTGGGAACTGCGATGAATTCAATGCAACAATTTGATGGGATGCATTATTCTAAAACTTATATTCCTCGAATGGACAAACATGCAGCAAATAAGTATTCAAGTGAATGGTCTTCTTGGATAAAAAAATTATCATAA
- a CDS encoding transketolase family protein, translated as MTKEEKLSANTVIADTLDKATKVDPNLLVVTCDSRGSAGLVNFTNAHPDRTVEMGIAEQNAVTVAAGMAHAGKHPFVFSPAAFLAMRSIEQVKVDVAFNQTNVKLIGISGGNSYTWLGTTHHSLNDVAITRAIPNLEVYQPCDQYQTRALFNYLLTSPRPAYVRIGKRKLDNVYHEDFKFEPGKAKIIRKGKDVCLISVGEMLYFTLQAAEKLAKNGIDAEVVDLASIKPLDAEMLDKLAQEFNQIVTVEEHDLINGIGSAVAVEVAKFGHAKLTILGFPDEPAIQGTQDEVFHYYGLDSAGIEKAVEDLLTH; from the coding sequence ATGACTAAAGAAGAAAAACTATCTGCCAATACAGTTATCGCTGATACACTAGACAAAGCAACTAAAGTTGATCCTAATTTGTTAGTTGTAACCTGTGACTCACGTGGCTCTGCAGGGTTAGTTAATTTTACTAATGCTCATCCCGATCGCACTGTTGAAATGGGAATTGCTGAACAAAATGCAGTTACAGTTGCTGCAGGTATGGCTCATGCCGGAAAGCATCCCTTTGTTTTCTCACCAGCAGCTTTCCTAGCAATGAGATCAATTGAACAAGTCAAAGTGGATGTTGCATTTAACCAAACTAATGTTAAATTAATTGGTATTTCTGGTGGCAACTCCTACACTTGGCTCGGAACAACACATCATTCTTTAAATGATGTAGCTATTACTCGTGCTATTCCTAATCTTGAAGTCTATCAACCATGTGATCAATATCAGACTAGAGCACTTTTCAATTATCTGCTTACCTCACCTCGTCCAGCTTACGTTCGGATCGGTAAAAGAAAACTTGATAATGTTTATCACGAAGATTTTAAGTTTGAACCTGGAAAAGCAAAAATTATTCGCAAAGGAAAAGATGTTTGTCTAATTTCTGTTGGTGAAATGCTTTATTTCACTCTCCAAGCTGCTGAAAAATTAGCAAAAAATGGTATTGATGCTGAAGTTGTTGATTTAGCATCAATTAAACCTTTGGATGCTGAAATGCTTGATAAACTAGCACAGGAATTTAATCAGATAGTTACTGTTGAAGAACATGATCTAATCAATGGAATCGGTAGTGCTGTAGCAGTTGAAGTAGCTAAATTTGGACATGCTAAATTAACAATTTTAGGATTTCCTGATGAACCAGCTATTCAAGGAACACAAGATGAGGTCTTCCACTATTATGGCTTGGATAGTGCAGGTATTGAAAAAGCAGTTGAAGACCTCCTCACGCATTGA
- a CDS encoding M13 family metallopeptidase, with protein MRKYFNIRGGAGDLTKPDINTRPQDNLYLAVNSEWLSKAKIPADRTSTGINLILDMRIEDQLMKDFAKFADGKKEIPTIPNFAKAINLYKLAIDFDKRNKEQAEPIKADLEKLTSLNSFEEFNKQAADLFAKGYDLPFNIFVMEDMKDTDHNALYAEGPGTFLPDTTAYQSDDAEKLLSTLEKQTVKLLVMAGVEEEQAKTWASKGIEFDKKLAKVLKSTEEWADYAAVYNPVKLADFEAKFENFDINAFLKQLLPELPDQVIEAEPRYFDHINEFLNNSEFDEIKSWMIVKFINGGANYLSQDFREAAFPFRQAVYGVPEMPAQDKHAYRLANAAFDEVVGIYYGKAYFGDDAKNDVISMIKNMLKVYEERIQDNDWLSESTKKQAIVKLQALKLKIGYPEKNQAVFDRLVVDLNKSLYENQALINQEKIKDNLQKLNQVPDRSVWAMPGNLNNACYDPQKNDLTFPAGILQAPFYDAKQSRAANYGGIGATIGHEVSHAFDNNGAQFDEKGNMKNWWTKKDFAEFNKRTKAVADIFDGLQYGPAKLNGKQVVSENIADLSGLSCAIAANKAEGGEMKDLFETYAKSWMQKQRPESITAEVQSDVHAPQPTRVNIPVQNQDEFYEAYNVTPEDGMWLDPEDRITIW; from the coding sequence ATGAGAAAATACTTTAATATTCGCGGGGGTGCAGGTGACCTAACTAAGCCTGATATTAATACTAGACCCCAAGATAATCTTTACTTAGCCGTTAACTCAGAATGGCTTTCAAAAGCAAAAATTCCAGCTGACAGAACTTCAACCGGAATTAACTTGATTTTAGATATGCGAATCGAAGATCAATTGATGAAGGATTTTGCCAAATTTGCTGACGGGAAAAAGGAGATTCCTACTATACCAAATTTTGCAAAAGCAATTAATCTTTATAAATTAGCAATTGATTTTGATAAAAGAAATAAAGAACAGGCAGAGCCAATCAAAGCTGATTTAGAAAAATTAACATCATTAAATAGCTTTGAAGAATTTAATAAACAAGCTGCTGACTTGTTTGCAAAAGGATATGACTTACCATTCAATATTTTTGTAATGGAAGATATGAAGGATACTGATCATAATGCCTTATATGCAGAAGGACCAGGTACATTTTTGCCAGATACTACTGCATATCAAAGTGATGATGCTGAAAAATTGCTTTCTACTTTGGAAAAGCAAACAGTTAAGTTACTTGTAATGGCTGGAGTAGAGGAAGAACAAGCAAAGACTTGGGCAAGTAAGGGTATTGAATTTGATAAAAAACTTGCCAAAGTTTTAAAGTCGACTGAAGAATGGGCTGACTATGCAGCTGTCTATAATCCAGTTAAATTGGCAGATTTTGAAGCTAAATTTGAAAATTTCGACATCAATGCTTTCTTAAAACAGCTTTTACCTGAATTACCTGATCAAGTAATTGAAGCAGAGCCACGTTATTTTGATCATATCAATGAATTTTTAAATAATAGTGAATTTGACGAAATCAAGAGCTGGATGATTGTTAAGTTTATTAATGGGGGAGCTAATTACTTATCTCAAGACTTTAGAGAAGCAGCTTTTCCATTTAGACAAGCTGTTTATGGGGTGCCTGAAATGCCAGCACAAGATAAGCATGCATATCGTTTAGCAAATGCGGCTTTTGATGAAGTTGTTGGGATTTATTACGGTAAAGCTTATTTTGGCGATGATGCTAAAAATGATGTAATTAGCATGATTAAGAATATGTTGAAGGTCTATGAAGAAAGAATTCAAGATAATGACTGGCTTTCCGAATCAACTAAGAAACAAGCTATTGTTAAATTGCAAGCTTTAAAACTCAAAATTGGTTATCCAGAAAAGAATCAGGCCGTTTTTGACCGACTAGTAGTTGATCTAAATAAGAGTCTATATGAGAATCAAGCTCTTATTAATCAAGAAAAGATTAAAGACAACTTGCAAAAGCTAAATCAAGTTCCTGATCGAAGCGTTTGGGCAATGCCCGGTAATCTAAACAATGCTTGCTATGACCCACAAAAGAATGATTTAACTTTCCCAGCTGGAATTTTGCAAGCGCCATTTTATGATGCAAAACAATCTCGTGCAGCTAACTATGGTGGAATTGGAGCAACTATTGGTCACGAAGTTTCTCATGCTTTTGATAATAATGGGGCCCAATTTGATGAAAAGGGTAATATGAAGAACTGGTGGACTAAGAAAGACTTTGCTGAGTTTAATAAACGTACTAAGGCCGTTGCTGATATTTTTGATGGCTTACAGTATGGACCAGCCAAGTTAAATGGTAAGCAAGTTGTTTCTGAAAACATTGCCGATTTAAGTGGTCTTTCTTGTGCAATTGCTGCTAATAAAGCAGAAGGCGGGGAGATGAAAGATCTCTTTGAAACTTATGCGAAGAGCTGGATGCAAAAACAACGTCCAGAATCAATTACAGCAGAAGTTCAATCAGACGTACATGCACCGCAACCAACAAGAGTTAATATTCCTGTTCAAAATCAAGATGAGTTTTACGAAGCTTATAATGTAACTCCAGAAGATGGAATGTGGCTAGATCCTGAAGATAGAATTACTATTTGGTAA